In Arthrobacter sp. CDRTa11, one DNA window encodes the following:
- a CDS encoding ArsR/SmtB family transcription factor, giving the protein MARAATTADAFNAVAEPRRREILDALTGGERPVNELVDLLGLAQPHVSRHLRVLREVGAVEVRDEGRQRLYRLNPEALKPIHDWVAGYQHLWEERFELLEGVLEDLKDQEDKDG; this is encoded by the coding sequence ATGGCACGGGCAGCAACAACGGCAGATGCGTTCAACGCGGTGGCTGAGCCCCGCCGTCGGGAAATCCTGGACGCCCTGACCGGCGGCGAGCGCCCGGTCAACGAACTGGTGGACCTGCTGGGCCTGGCTCAGCCGCACGTCTCCCGGCACCTGCGGGTGCTGCGCGAGGTGGGCGCGGTGGAGGTGCGGGATGAGGGCAGGCAGCGGCTGTACCGGCTCAATCCTGAGGCCCTGAAGCCTATCCACGACTGGGTTGCCGGCTACCAGCACCTCTGGGAGGAGCGTTTCGAGCTCCTGGAGGGCGTGTTGGAGGACCTCAAAGACCAAGAAGACAAAGACGGCTAG
- a CDS encoding signal peptidase I, whose protein sequence is MPADLAFGRGGGRPAEAGSRRATAGRGNTGAEACADAGAEPKRRGYFAAAGKALNLVVLMILVFAALVLIVVPRATGSEAYTVLTNSMAPKFPPGTFLVIKPADFSELKYGDVVTFQMYSGRPDVETHRIVGFGATQEGEKTLITKGDNNGVNDADPVRELQVKGKLFYAVPFVGYAANALGNADRNTWSMVAAAGLIGYGALQLVKGIRSRRRTQQADAGALA, encoded by the coding sequence ATGCCCGCTGACCTGGCTTTTGGCCGGGGCGGTGGCAGGCCTGCCGAAGCGGGCAGCCGCCGCGCGACGGCTGGCCGCGGCAATACCGGCGCGGAAGCCTGCGCGGACGCCGGCGCGGAGCCAAAGCGCCGGGGCTATTTCGCAGCCGCAGGCAAGGCCCTGAACCTGGTCGTCCTGATGATCCTCGTTTTCGCGGCACTGGTGCTGATCGTGGTTCCGCGGGCCACCGGGTCCGAGGCCTACACGGTGCTGACCAACTCGATGGCCCCCAAGTTCCCTCCCGGAACGTTCCTGGTGATCAAGCCTGCCGACTTCAGCGAACTGAAGTACGGCGATGTGGTGACCTTCCAGATGTATTCCGGCCGGCCCGACGTCGAAACCCACCGCATTGTGGGCTTCGGTGCCACGCAGGAGGGGGAGAAGACCCTCATCACCAAGGGCGACAACAACGGCGTCAACGACGCTGATCCCGTCCGTGAACTGCAGGTCAAGGGCAAGCTGTTCTACGCCGTTCCGTTCGTGGGCTACGCAGCCAACGCGCTGGGCAATGCCGACCGCAACACCTGGAGCATGGTCGCCGCTGCCGGGCTGATCGGGTACGGGGCCCTGCAGTTGGTCAAGGGAATCCGCAGCCGGAGGCGCACCCAGCAGGCCGACGCCGGGGCGCTGGCGTGA
- a CDS encoding alternate-type signal peptide domain-containing protein: MKNSTLIKGSAAIALGAALLVGGGGTLANWNADASATPGTIVAGDLNVENTTAGVWKDRTGATINITTYKVVPGDKLTFTQDLAVTLTGNKMAATVATTGIDETSGFTAANVTVTDPALTVGGTAVVNPLVASASTQTVTATITFEFLSTTEDRDDVGASYNFNNVGFTLTQVTQTGLS, translated from the coding sequence ATGAAGAACAGCACACTGATCAAGGGATCTGCGGCAATCGCTCTGGGCGCAGCACTGCTGGTAGGCGGCGGCGGCACACTGGCCAACTGGAACGCAGATGCGTCGGCCACGCCGGGCACCATTGTTGCGGGGGACCTGAACGTGGAAAACACCACCGCCGGCGTGTGGAAGGACCGCACCGGCGCAACAATCAACATCACCACGTACAAGGTGGTTCCGGGCGACAAGCTCACCTTCACGCAGGACCTGGCCGTCACGCTCACGGGCAACAAGATGGCAGCAACCGTCGCCACCACCGGCATCGATGAGACCAGCGGATTCACTGCCGCCAACGTCACGGTTACCGACCCGGCCCTGACGGTGGGCGGCACCGCCGTCGTCAACCCGCTGGTGGCCTCCGCCAGCACGCAGACGGTGACAGCGACGATCACCTTCGAGTTCCTGTCCACCACCGAGGACCGCGACGACGTTGGCGCAAGCTACAACTTCAACAACGTTGGCTTCACGCTGACCCAGGTCACCCAGACCGGCCTGTCCTAG
- a CDS encoding MFS transporter produces the protein MTSPDSPPPFNFRSIAIPAFGPALLFCIGEGAVLPVVVLSARDLGASVAVSALIVTLIGLGSWFFNLPASLITLKFGERWSIVGAAAVGALALAAAAMSSLIPNGLWLLAGAMAVVGMTASVFNLARQKYLTEAVPLEFRARALSTLGGVTRIGIFIGPFVGAAVMQFAGIGGAYWVGVAGMAAAAVLAVTIPDLVVPPAPDGGHKGPEPTLRNVAASHSGVFLTLGLGILLLSALRASRQVVIPLWADHLGMDATQASLIYGLSGAIDMLVFYPAGKLMDRRGRQFVAIPSTVIMGIAMLLIPLTASFTGLLLAALLIGFGNGISSGLIMTLGADFSPDRGRGQFLGLWRFIADAGSTGGPVLLSVVTALASLGAGVSATGILGFAAAAVFAVVLPRLKHRRNY, from the coding sequence ATGACTTCGCCAGACAGCCCGCCGCCGTTCAACTTCCGGAGCATCGCAATACCCGCGTTCGGCCCCGCGCTGCTGTTCTGCATCGGCGAAGGAGCTGTCCTGCCCGTGGTGGTCCTCTCCGCCCGCGACCTCGGCGCATCCGTGGCGGTGTCAGCACTGATCGTCACGCTGATCGGTCTGGGCTCCTGGTTTTTCAACCTGCCCGCCTCCCTCATCACGCTCAAATTCGGCGAACGCTGGTCCATCGTTGGTGCCGCCGCTGTGGGCGCGCTGGCCCTCGCCGCGGCCGCAATGTCCTCCCTGATCCCCAACGGACTGTGGCTGCTCGCCGGGGCGATGGCCGTCGTCGGGATGACCGCCAGCGTCTTCAACCTGGCACGGCAGAAGTACCTCACAGAAGCGGTGCCGCTCGAATTCCGTGCCCGGGCGTTGTCCACGCTGGGTGGCGTAACCAGGATAGGCATCTTCATCGGGCCGTTTGTGGGTGCAGCCGTCATGCAGTTCGCGGGCATCGGCGGGGCCTACTGGGTGGGCGTGGCCGGCATGGCGGCCGCCGCGGTGCTCGCCGTCACCATCCCGGACCTGGTGGTTCCGCCGGCGCCCGACGGCGGACACAAGGGCCCCGAACCTACCCTGCGGAACGTGGCGGCATCCCATTCCGGTGTGTTCCTGACGCTGGGCCTGGGCATCCTGCTGCTCAGCGCCCTCCGCGCCTCCCGCCAGGTGGTCATCCCACTCTGGGCCGACCACCTGGGCATGGACGCCACCCAGGCATCGCTGATTTACGGGCTGTCCGGGGCGATCGACATGCTGGTGTTCTACCCCGCCGGCAAGCTCATGGACCGCCGGGGCCGGCAGTTTGTAGCCATCCCCTCCACCGTCATCATGGGAATAGCCATGCTGCTGATCCCGCTGACCGCTTCGTTCACCGGGCTCCTGCTCGCCGCGCTGCTGATCGGCTTCGGCAACGGCATCAGTTCCGGCCTGATCATGACACTAGGTGCGGATTTCTCGCCGGACCGCGGGCGCGGCCAGTTCCTGGGCCTGTGGCGTTTTATCGCCGACGCCGGATCAACCGGCGGGCCCGTGCTGCTCTCCGTGGTGACTGCGCTGGCATCCCTGGGCGCTGGGGTCTCAGCCACCGGGATTCTGGGGTTTGCCGCGGCAGCTGTGTTCGCCGTCGTACTTCCCCGGCTGAAGCACCGGCGGAACTACTAA
- a CDS encoding DMT family transporter: protein MSWFYLGIAVIFEVAVGILASKAEGFTRLWWTVGTLVSGAVATLFLSLALLTFDVGVGYAIWTSVAGVGIVIFGALFLSQRLNWKKGLGIAVVIGGVAGLQLSGAA from the coding sequence ATGAGCTGGTTCTATCTGGGAATCGCCGTCATTTTCGAAGTCGCCGTCGGCATCTTAGCGAGCAAAGCAGAAGGCTTCACCAGGCTGTGGTGGACGGTCGGAACCCTCGTCAGCGGCGCGGTCGCCACCCTCTTCCTCAGCCTCGCTTTGCTGACCTTCGACGTTGGCGTGGGCTACGCGATCTGGACCAGTGTCGCCGGCGTCGGGATCGTCATTTTCGGTGCGCTCTTCCTCAGTCAGCGCCTGAACTGGAAGAAGGGCCTGGGCATCGCTGTCGTCATCGGCGGGGTCGCAGGGCTCCAGCTCAGCGGCGCCGCCTGA
- a CDS encoding o-succinylbenzoate synthase, with protein MPTPTVPNGVPPLEELLASAHVVSLPMRVKFRGIMEREALLLHGPLGWGEFGPFPEYADGEASRWLAAAVEAGWQGFPPPLRSSIPVNATVPAVSADRVPDVLARFGRVDAVKVKVAERGHTLDDDAARLAAVRSALPDAAIRVDANGGWDVPTAVSALTRLAGVGLEYAEQPVPTIDGLAEVRSRLRAAGTPVLIAADESVRKESDPLRVARAGAADLIVVKVAPLGGVRRALEIVAQAGLPAVVSSALDTSVGIRAGLALAASLPELPYACGLGTVSLFESDISTDPLVADDGAILLRDVSADAGLLSQFAASPERRDWWLARLRRVHTLLTAP; from the coding sequence ATGCCTACCCCGACTGTCCCGAATGGCGTCCCCCCGCTGGAGGAGCTGCTGGCCTCCGCGCACGTGGTGAGCCTGCCCATGCGGGTGAAGTTCCGGGGCATCATGGAGCGCGAAGCCCTGCTCCTGCACGGACCCCTTGGGTGGGGGGAGTTCGGCCCGTTTCCGGAATACGCGGATGGGGAAGCTTCCCGCTGGCTTGCCGCCGCTGTTGAGGCCGGGTGGCAGGGCTTCCCGCCTCCCCTCCGGTCCAGCATCCCTGTCAACGCCACCGTGCCCGCCGTCTCCGCGGACCGGGTCCCGGACGTCCTGGCCCGCTTCGGCCGGGTGGACGCCGTGAAGGTCAAGGTGGCCGAGCGCGGCCACACGCTCGACGACGACGCCGCCCGCCTCGCCGCCGTCCGCTCCGCCCTCCCGGATGCGGCCATCCGTGTAGACGCCAATGGCGGCTGGGACGTGCCCACGGCGGTGTCGGCACTCACCCGTCTGGCCGGCGTCGGGCTTGAATACGCGGAGCAGCCGGTTCCCACCATCGACGGGCTGGCCGAGGTGCGCTCCCGGCTGCGGGCGGCCGGAACCCCCGTGCTGATAGCGGCCGACGAAAGCGTCCGCAAGGAATCCGACCCCCTCCGGGTGGCCCGGGCCGGCGCGGCCGACCTGATTGTGGTGAAGGTGGCGCCGCTCGGGGGAGTGCGGCGCGCGCTGGAGATCGTGGCGCAGGCCGGGCTCCCCGCCGTCGTGAGTTCCGCCCTGGACACTTCCGTGGGGATCCGGGCCGGGCTTGCCCTGGCGGCATCCCTGCCGGAGCTTCCCTACGCATGCGGGCTGGGCACCGTCTCCCTGTTCGAGTCCGACATCAGCACCGATCCGCTGGTGGCCGACGACGGCGCCATCCTCCTCCGCGATGTCTCTGCCGACGCCGGGCTGCTATCGCAATTCGCGGCTTCGCCGGAACGCCGGGACTGGTGGCTGGCCCGGCTCCGCCGCGTCCACACCCTCCTGACCGCCCCCTGA
- a CDS encoding PhoX family protein has product MSETTARKFTLLPMLGHTKGKRSAVTCALKCDNACAGDVCNTSSNSYFRDIASATMSRRAALGFGAAGALAVVLGGNLASAEPATAGGLSPAAKEGFAKSKLQFTAIAPVDAAVDAVTVPEGFTWKPVIRWGDPIFNGAPAFDLNNQTAAAQEQQFGYNNDYTDILEIPGSKGRRAVLFANHEYTNENIMFPATMPAAQMRAVGAAAHGLSVVELERKNKNTPWTYVKGAGLNRRYLNSTVYELTGPAAGSSLVKTVADPDGRFIKGTLGNCAGGTTPWGTILSGEENFQGYFAGNGTSAGDKRYGITSKPTARQWELDDPRFDTRNAGYENEANRFGWIVEVDPFDPTSTPKKHSMLGRFKHEGANVIIAESGHVVAYSGDDERFDYLYKFVSRDKYREGDRAHNMTLLSAGSLYVAKFTGNSPASEITGTGAVPADGAFDGTGEWLPLVVDGVSALPDMSVEEVLVYTRLAADKVGPTKMDRCEDVEPNPFTGKVYVACTNNSNRGVGSNEAATEVNPRNQNRDGHIVEIIETGGQTSTKFAWNLLMVCGDPAQGDVTYFSGFPVDKVSPISCPDNLAFDSVGNLWISTDGAPSGIGKADGLFKVTLDGAERGKVEQFLAVPRDAETCGPIIHDAERTVFVSVQHPGEDGSFDAQVSFFPDYVAAGATPAAGQARAPRPSVIQVFRTDA; this is encoded by the coding sequence ATGTCTGAAACGACAGCCCGCAAGTTCACCCTGCTGCCCATGCTTGGCCATACAAAGGGCAAGCGCAGCGCCGTCACCTGCGCCCTGAAGTGCGACAACGCCTGCGCCGGCGACGTCTGCAACACGAGTTCCAACAGCTACTTCCGCGACATCGCCTCCGCCACAATGTCCCGCCGCGCCGCCCTGGGCTTTGGGGCCGCCGGTGCGCTCGCCGTCGTGCTCGGTGGAAACCTGGCCTCAGCGGAACCGGCTACCGCCGGCGGACTGTCGCCCGCCGCCAAAGAGGGTTTTGCAAAGTCCAAGCTCCAGTTCACGGCCATCGCGCCTGTTGATGCCGCCGTCGACGCCGTCACCGTTCCGGAGGGCTTCACCTGGAAGCCGGTGATCCGCTGGGGCGATCCGATCTTCAACGGTGCGCCGGCCTTTGACCTGAACAACCAGACGGCTGCCGCGCAGGAGCAGCAGTTCGGCTACAACAACGACTACACGGACATCCTGGAGATCCCGGGCAGCAAGGGACGCCGGGCGGTGCTGTTCGCCAACCACGAGTACACCAACGAGAACATCATGTTCCCGGCCACCATGCCGGCAGCCCAGATGCGCGCCGTGGGGGCTGCCGCGCACGGGCTCTCCGTGGTGGAACTCGAGCGGAAGAACAAGAACACGCCGTGGACGTACGTCAAGGGCGCCGGGCTGAACCGCCGCTACCTGAACTCCACCGTTTACGAACTGACAGGTCCGGCCGCCGGCTCGTCGCTGGTTAAGACCGTTGCGGACCCGGACGGCCGCTTCATCAAGGGAACCCTGGGCAACTGCGCCGGCGGCACCACCCCGTGGGGCACCATCCTGTCCGGCGAGGAGAACTTCCAGGGCTACTTCGCCGGCAACGGCACGTCCGCCGGGGACAAGCGCTACGGCATCACCTCCAAGCCCACCGCGCGCCAGTGGGAACTGGACGATCCCCGCTTCGACACCCGCAACGCCGGCTACGAAAATGAGGCCAACCGCTTCGGCTGGATCGTGGAAGTTGACCCGTTCGACCCCACCTCCACCCCCAAGAAGCACTCGATGCTGGGCCGCTTCAAGCACGAAGGCGCCAACGTCATCATTGCCGAGTCCGGGCACGTGGTGGCCTACTCCGGGGACGACGAGCGCTTCGACTACCTCTACAAGTTCGTCTCCCGCGATAAGTACCGCGAAGGCGACCGGGCGCACAACATGACCCTCCTGTCCGCCGGCAGCCTGTACGTGGCAAAGTTCACCGGCAACTCACCGGCCTCCGAGATCACCGGCACCGGCGCTGTTCCCGCCGACGGCGCCTTTGACGGCACCGGCGAGTGGCTGCCGCTGGTGGTGGACGGCGTCTCCGCCCTGCCGGACATGTCTGTGGAGGAAGTGTTGGTGTACACCCGCCTCGCCGCCGACAAGGTGGGCCCCACCAAGATGGACCGTTGCGAGGACGTGGAGCCGAACCCCTTCACCGGCAAGGTTTACGTGGCCTGCACCAACAACTCCAACCGCGGTGTGGGGTCCAACGAGGCCGCCACCGAGGTCAACCCGCGCAACCAGAACCGCGACGGCCACATCGTGGAAATCATCGAAACCGGCGGCCAGACCTCCACTAAATTCGCCTGGAACCTGCTGATGGTTTGCGGCGATCCGGCCCAGGGTGACGTCACCTACTTCTCCGGCTTCCCCGTGGACAAGGTCTCGCCCATCTCCTGCCCGGACAACCTGGCCTTCGACTCCGTGGGCAACCTCTGGATCTCCACCGACGGCGCCCCCTCCGGCATCGGCAAGGCGGACGGTCTGTTCAAGGTCACCCTGGACGGCGCCGAGCGCGGCAAGGTGGAACAGTTCCTCGCCGTCCCGCGCGACGCCGAAACCTGCGGACCCATCATCCACGACGCCGAGCGGACCGTTTTCGTCTCCGTCCAGCACCCGGGGGAGGACGGCTCGTTCGACGCGCAGGTCTCCTTCTTCCCGGACTACGTTGCTGCAGGGGCGACTCCGGCAGCCGGCCAGGCGCGCGCCCCGCGTCCGTCGGTGATCCAGGTGTTCCGCACGGACGCCTAG
- a CDS encoding DMT family transporter has product MTITINPSVNRTTPTGKKAGSWLVLLLAGVFEIGYALSVAGSKGFTVLGWSVSAFIFFLLTLFCLSVALKSIDVGIGYAVWAGIGAVGAALLAPIFFDEVLTPIRALWLAVIIGGVIWLKLTDSAKLQRIPTETPVPEPTR; this is encoded by the coding sequence ATGACCATCACAATCAACCCCAGCGTTAACCGCACAACGCCCACCGGCAAGAAAGCAGGATCCTGGCTGGTGCTGCTGCTGGCCGGAGTCTTCGAGATTGGCTACGCGCTCAGCGTGGCCGGCAGCAAAGGATTTACCGTCCTCGGTTGGTCGGTCTCTGCCTTCATTTTCTTCCTCTTGACCCTGTTCTGCCTCAGTGTTGCACTCAAGTCCATCGACGTGGGAATCGGGTACGCCGTTTGGGCCGGCATCGGTGCCGTCGGCGCGGCCCTCCTCGCCCCCATCTTCTTCGATGAAGTCCTCACCCCCATTCGCGCCCTCTGGCTGGCCGTCATCATCGGCGGCGTCATCTGGCTCAAGCTCACTGACAGCGCAAAGCTGCAGCGAATCCCCACCGAAACGCCAGTCCCCGAACCAACTCGGTGA
- the menD gene encoding 2-succinyl-5-enolpyruvyl-6-hydroxy-3-cyclohexene-1-carboxylic-acid synthase encodes MTSLNEPAPDAPADGETAPVRPATPLGSLAAARIAVDALIDGGVQHVVVAPGSRSAPMAYALAEASAAGRVELLVRIDERSAGFTALGLALSTGSPAAVLTTSGTAVGNLLPSVMEANHAAVPLVVVSADRPEELRGTGANQTTIQLDLFGEHVRFAADVAAGTSPLRAVETALAAATGAFSDLAPGPVQLNLAFRDPLVPSPEDQLPTAAGRQRFRIGTDPLTMSLPPAAETLPERRTVVLAGHDAGPVAEAFARAHGLPLLAEPSSNARFGPNAVGPYRLLLEHFGPAAALPIERVVVFGRPTLSRPVAALLARADVPSALYQPVPVAWYEPGRRTELPLESLADLADFAGRGPSAWLDAWLLAGSAAQHALDGVLASGQAGTPAGASGAASGEAAGGSSPATGPSVGAQVWKHARGQLLLGSSNGIRDVDLSGLPAPEPAATVYANRGLAGIDGTISTATGIALGGRQETTVLLGDVTFLHDAGGLLLGSGEDEPDLRIVVLNDSGGAIFGLLEHGAVDEAGRYGDTVERLFGTPHSVDIAALAAAYGVGHCSVSTTAALAEALAQPIKGRSIIEVHTDRHSLRQLHATIKAAVSAAVAGVLVR; translated from the coding sequence GTGACTTCGCTCAACGAACCTGCCCCCGACGCCCCAGCCGACGGGGAGACAGCGCCCGTACGTCCTGCGACGCCGTTGGGGTCGCTGGCGGCAGCGCGGATCGCCGTCGACGCCTTGATCGACGGCGGCGTCCAGCACGTGGTGGTGGCGCCGGGCTCCCGCTCCGCACCGATGGCTTATGCCCTAGCCGAGGCTTCTGCGGCCGGACGGGTTGAGCTGCTGGTCCGGATCGACGAACGCAGCGCCGGCTTCACAGCACTGGGCCTGGCACTGTCCACGGGCTCCCCGGCAGCCGTGCTCACAACGTCTGGGACCGCCGTCGGGAATCTTCTGCCGTCTGTGATGGAAGCCAACCACGCAGCCGTTCCGCTGGTGGTGGTGTCCGCCGACCGGCCCGAGGAGCTTCGCGGCACGGGCGCCAACCAGACCACCATCCAGCTGGACCTGTTCGGCGAGCACGTCCGCTTCGCCGCCGACGTCGCCGCCGGCACCAGCCCGCTCCGCGCCGTGGAGACTGCGCTCGCCGCTGCCACCGGCGCGTTCTCGGACCTCGCACCGGGCCCGGTCCAGCTGAACCTCGCCTTCCGCGACCCGCTGGTTCCCTCGCCGGAGGACCAGCTCCCGACGGCGGCCGGCCGGCAGCGCTTCCGGATCGGCACCGATCCCCTCACCATGAGCCTGCCACCCGCCGCCGAAACCCTGCCGGAGCGCCGGACCGTGGTGCTTGCGGGGCACGACGCCGGTCCCGTCGCCGAGGCGTTCGCGCGCGCCCACGGCCTTCCGCTGCTTGCCGAACCGTCCTCCAACGCGCGCTTCGGGCCGAATGCCGTGGGCCCGTACCGGCTGCTGCTGGAGCACTTCGGTCCCGCTGCCGCCCTTCCCATTGAGCGGGTGGTGGTGTTCGGCCGGCCCACCCTTTCCCGGCCCGTCGCCGCATTGCTGGCCCGGGCGGATGTGCCTTCCGCGCTGTACCAGCCGGTTCCGGTGGCCTGGTACGAGCCCGGGCGCCGCACGGAACTTCCGCTGGAAAGCCTGGCCGACCTCGCCGACTTTGCCGGCCGCGGCCCGTCCGCCTGGCTTGATGCCTGGCTCCTGGCCGGATCCGCTGCGCAACACGCACTGGATGGTGTGCTGGCCTCAGGTCAGGCGGGCACCCCGGCAGGCGCGTCCGGTGCTGCCTCCGGTGAAGCCGCAGGCGGGTCCAGTCCCGCCACCGGTCCGTCCGTGGGAGCTCAGGTGTGGAAGCATGCCCGGGGGCAGCTGCTGCTGGGTTCCTCCAACGGGATCCGCGACGTTGACCTGTCCGGCCTGCCCGCCCCCGAACCCGCCGCTACCGTGTACGCCAACCGCGGCCTGGCCGGGATCGACGGCACCATCTCCACAGCCACCGGAATCGCCCTGGGCGGGCGGCAGGAAACCACAGTCCTGCTGGGCGACGTCACCTTCCTGCACGACGCCGGCGGTCTGCTCCTAGGCTCCGGCGAGGACGAGCCCGATCTGCGGATTGTGGTGCTCAACGACTCCGGCGGTGCCATATTCGGGCTGCTGGAACACGGCGCGGTGGATGAAGCCGGGCGGTACGGGGACACCGTCGAGCGGCTCTTCGGCACCCCCCACAGTGTGGACATCGCGGCACTCGCCGCGGCATACGGCGTCGGGCATTGCTCGGTCAGCACCACCGCGGCCCTTGCCGAAGCGCTGGCCCAGCCGATCAAGGGCCGGAGCATCATCGAGGTGCACACCGACCGCCACTCCTTGAGGCAGCTGCACGCCACCATCAAGGCCGCGGTGTCCGCCGCCGTCGCAGGGGTCCTCGTCCGGTAG
- a CDS encoding phosphatase PAP2 family protein: MTVSRQAPARAPLRPAPGSGFMFAFATLACIVGLIATYYYFVQTTTGQFIDESALVEAVDVHGPAGKAATEFLDWLPTISLVMAAVVVLFVTVIRRRWTAAGIAVSACIGANIATQILKDVLPARPDKGVVTLELNSLPSGHTTLAASAAAAVFLMASPRWRPMAGFVGGTFAIASGVSTLINQWHRPADVVAAFLLVGAFMIPAGWLILRHGGAWNVWDGFGRHWGSAKIWLTLPVMIGLASAAVAVYSLARIAPGPGQEASTTNYFWAGISLIVIAGYLATVATTSLFAYAARRRVPASR, translated from the coding sequence ATGACCGTTTCACGACAGGCGCCGGCCCGCGCTCCTTTGCGCCCCGCCCCGGGCTCAGGCTTTATGTTCGCCTTTGCCACGCTCGCCTGCATCGTGGGGCTGATCGCCACGTACTACTACTTTGTGCAGACCACCACGGGCCAGTTCATCGACGAGTCCGCCCTGGTGGAAGCAGTGGATGTGCACGGACCTGCGGGCAAGGCAGCCACCGAGTTCCTGGACTGGCTGCCCACCATCTCGCTGGTGATGGCCGCCGTGGTGGTTCTCTTCGTCACGGTGATCCGGCGCCGCTGGACCGCCGCGGGGATCGCCGTGTCAGCGTGCATCGGCGCCAACATTGCCACCCAGATCCTCAAGGATGTGCTGCCGGCCCGCCCGGACAAGGGTGTGGTCACGCTGGAGCTGAACTCCCTTCCGTCCGGGCACACCACGCTGGCGGCGTCGGCGGCGGCCGCGGTGTTCCTGATGGCGTCGCCCCGCTGGCGCCCAATGGCCGGCTTTGTGGGCGGCACGTTCGCCATCGCGTCCGGGGTGTCCACGCTGATCAACCAGTGGCACCGCCCGGCCGACGTGGTGGCGGCGTTCCTGCTGGTGGGCGCGTTCATGATCCCCGCCGGCTGGCTGATCCTGCGCCATGGCGGGGCCTGGAATGTGTGGGACGGCTTCGGCAGGCATTGGGGCTCGGCCAAGATCTGGCTGACGCTGCCGGTGATGATCGGGCTGGCCTCGGCCGCGGTGGCCGTGTACTCGCTGGCCAGGATCGCCCCGGGGCCGGGCCAGGAAGCCAGCACCACCAACTACTTTTGGGCCGGCATTTCCCTCATTGTGATCGCCGGGTACCTGGCCACCGTTGCCACCACTTCGCTGTTCGCCTATGCGGCCCGACGGCGGGTCCCAGCTTCCCGCTGA
- a CDS encoding MarR family winged helix-turn-helix transcriptional regulator, whose product MGNLSSAWSQVAAVVSAVDAALSKWLSDTHNVGLTDYNAILHLSKASGRELRINDLAHRVGLNQSSATRLVGRLEAKGLAVRDTCPDDGRGVYAVITDHGVNVVNAIGESYENKLGELLGTAAQEHPHLNLVDLDGAFGTIRKLIS is encoded by the coding sequence GTGGGAAATCTCAGTTCGGCGTGGTCGCAGGTCGCGGCAGTGGTGAGTGCGGTGGACGCAGCCCTCAGCAAGTGGCTGTCGGATACGCATAATGTCGGCCTGACCGACTACAACGCCATACTCCACCTGAGCAAGGCGTCAGGCAGGGAACTGCGCATTAACGACCTCGCGCACAGGGTCGGCCTGAACCAGAGTTCGGCGACCCGACTCGTAGGGCGACTTGAGGCCAAAGGGCTGGCCGTCCGGGATACGTGCCCGGACGATGGCCGGGGAGTCTACGCAGTGATCACCGATCATGGCGTGAACGTCGTGAATGCAATTGGCGAGTCCTACGAGAACAAGCTCGGCGAGCTGCTTGGTACTGCAGCACAGGAACACCCGCATCTTAATCTCGTTGACCTGGATGGCGCGTTCGGAACCATCCGGAAACTCATCTCCTAA
- a CDS encoding SRPBCC family protein, translating to MAQTSSGTMEVTFPSDEQILITRTVNAPRHLVYRAWTTPELVRKWWAGRRGEMTVADMDFRVGGAWRYVMVAHGEFEVAFHGTYREIVPNERIVQTEVMEMPGEESGGEGVVNTVTFRDADGGATTVSILTDAGSKEVRDTIAQSGMEGGVREQFELIEELAASLT from the coding sequence ATGGCACAGACAAGCAGCGGCACCATGGAAGTTACGTTCCCCAGCGACGAGCAAATCCTGATCACCCGCACCGTCAACGCGCCCCGGCACCTGGTCTACCGCGCCTGGACCACGCCGGAACTCGTCAGGAAGTGGTGGGCCGGACGGCGGGGCGAGATGACCGTGGCCGACATGGACTTCAGGGTGGGCGGCGCGTGGCGGTACGTTATGGTGGCGCACGGCGAATTCGAGGTGGCGTTCCACGGAACGTACCGCGAGATCGTGCCCAACGAGAGGATCGTCCAGACCGAGGTCATGGAGATGCCCGGGGAGGAATCCGGCGGGGAGGGCGTGGTCAACACGGTCACCTTCCGGGATGCCGACGGCGGCGCCACCACCGTGAGCATCCTCACCGATGCGGGCAGCAAGGAAGTCCGGGACACGATTGCGCAGTCCGGCATGGAAGGCGGCGTGCGCGAGCAGTTTGAGCTCATCGAGGAGCTGGCGGCGTCACTCACCTGA